TGGTTTATTTGGTCTCCTGCAGCTGTAGTAGAAACACCAGGAGAGGCTTTATTGGACCATAGCCCAGGGAAATGATTGTGGTCTGTTTTCTTTCAGTAGTAGCAATGTGAGGATTAATTTGGTTGTGGCATTAGACTGCAGGGCACAAATTTGTCTCCTACTCTGGATAATGGAAGTTGATGTGAATGTGCCTCAGTTTGAGAAGAGAGTATCCCAGAATGCTTTTGGAGGGGGGAACCCacaaaaacaagaaacatgtagattggctgagctgccgtTCTCACTTGCAGATAATCAAGTCAGTTCACTGACTTGTTTCATGATTGCTTTATCTTGATCTGCCTTAttctctttcagaaaataaagcaGATAGATGGAGAAGGGATGAGGGAGACTGGCATGGGCCCTAAAATAATTGGGTAGTCCGTGGGCAAGTCTGCATTTTAATTATGAAACCCCCTATAAATTCAGTTTCCTTGGCTTGCTCTGGGGAAGCTGTTCCACATGGGGTGAAGTCCAAGGCATGCTTGATTGCTGTTGATCCTGCAAGAGAGCACCATGTGCCTGGCACAAGGTGGCGCCAGTGAGCTACAAAAAAAGTTCATTGACTTGACCGCCGCGGTTCCTAATCACCACCTCCTCCCCTCAAACTTTGCCCTCCTCCCCCCTGCAGGCTTCCACTGAATAAGGCAGCAAAAAATCCTATTTTGTTTCTGCGGGGAAGGGAAGACAGTTTCTTAAGTCAGCAGCATGGGAAGCACTTTCCTAAAGTTGAAGGGTAGAGCTTGCTCCTGCAGCCAGCTCCTTTCCCTGAGTGACTGCCCGGAAGGCCTCGCTCTCGGCTGCTGTGCAGTGGACCATCTGTGTTTGATCAATCTAGACGGAAAGGAGCGGGTGGGGGTTGTGAAGAAACTGGGAAGGCATTCCAGAGTAGTGAGGGAGATCAGAAAGAAGGCGccgcccccaccccgcctccCCAGCCAGCCCGCGGGCTTGAAGGGAAGAGGCCAGGCCCAACACACTCCTGCCTTCTTTCGCCCCACTCTCCAGGCTGCCATGGGGCCCAGCactcctctcctcttcttgttctttttgtcATGGTCAGGACCCCTTCAAGGACAGCAGCACCACCTTGTGGAGTACATGGAACGCCGACTGGCTGCCTTAGAGGTGAGGGACTGTTTTCTCTTGCAGCCCAGCTGGGAAGGACTCCACAGCTTCTGTTAATTCAACTGATTTGTCAGGCATCTGGGGTGACAGGATGGGAGGCTGCAAGAACCTACGGAAAAGTCTGTCCTGGCGAGTGAATGCTCCAAGTACAGGTCCTCCTCTCCTGCCACACTGAGCAATCCTGAACAGACCTCTGGAATTAGATGGGGTAGGGGACAGCgaggaaacaggagccaggattggGGTGCCAGAGCAGCAGATGATTCTGCCGCAGTGGAGGTTCCCAGGGAATCTAGCTTGCTGCCTTTGAAAGCATTGTCATGGCTGTAGCATCCTAATCCCTGTAAGAACTGGATGGGGCAGGAGGGACTCCTCTCCAGCGGTGGGGAGGCTGGGGTAGGCTAGGAGTCAAGGTGAGGCCGAGCTGGCCTGTTTGCACGCTTAGCACCTCTGGACATCTGGTTTCCTTTTCTGTTGGGAGTGGATGGGCTATCAAAGACTGGCTTGAGTTTGTTCTTTTTCACATTGCTgactctctgcttgggcctcccCACTTCTGCGTGGGACTTGTAATCCTGCAGCTCTTTCTCTCCCGATCCCTCGTCCCTTCAGGAgcgcctggcccagtgccaggaCCAGAGTAGTCGGCAGGCCGCCGAGCTGCGAGACTTCAAGAACAAGATGCTGCCGCTGCTGGAAGTGGCGGAGAAGGAGCGGGAGGCGCTCAGAACCGAGGCTGACACCATCTCGGGGAGGGTGGACCGTCTGGAGCGGGAGGTTGACTATCTGGAAACCCAGaacccagctctgccctgtgtggagctggaggagaaggggACCGGAGGCCCTGAGGCCAAAGGCAAGGGCAGAAGAAACGAGAAGTATGACATGGTAACaggtaaaaaaaaagatgttagagCAGGGCCCTCATGTTCTCTGTGTCCTGTCCCTTGGTCCTCTTTGACCACTGTGACTCCAACTTCTGGAGTGACAGGTCTACTAAGGAGACTTCCTGGGGACCCAAGAGTCTAGACATCCACTGGGCAAGTGACTACCCTCATTCTCCCCATAGCCCGCACTGGTGGGTGGAGTTCCTGCCCAAGGTATCCTACTTCCGCCTCTTATTTCCTTTTCCTGTGCTCCTTCTCCCCCGACCAGACTGCAGCTACACCATCTCCCAGGTGAGATCCATGAAGATCCTGAAACGGTTCGGTGGCCCGGCTGGTCTGTGGACCAAGGACCCGATGGGGCCAACTGAGAAGATATACGTGTTAGATGGGACGCTAAATGACACAGCCTTTGTCTTCCCAAGGCTGCGGGACTTCACCTTGGCCATGGCAGCCCGGAAGGCATCCCGAGTGCGAGTGCCCTTCCCTTGGGTGGGCACCGGGCAGCTGGTATACGATGGCTTTCTGTATTACGCCCGGAGGCCTCCTGGAGGTCCTGGAGGGGGCGGTGAGTTGAACACTTTGCAGCTCATCAAATTCCACCTGGCCAACCGAACCGTGGTGGACAGCTCAGTGTTCCCAGCAGAGGGGTTGATACCCCCATACGGGCTCACAGCAGACACCTACATCGACCTGGCAGCTGACGAGGAGGGCCTATGGGCCGTCTACGCCACACGCGAGGATGACAGGCACCTGTGTCTGGCCAAGTTAGATCCACAGACACtagacacagagcagcagtggGACACACCGTGTCCCAGGGAGAATGCCGAGGCTGCCTTTGTCATCTGTGGAACCCTCTACGTCGTCTATAACACACGCCCTGCCAGTCGGGCCCGTATCCAGTGTTCCTTTGATGCCAGTGGTACCCTCACCCCCGAACGGGCGGCACTCTCTTACTTTCCCCGCCGATACGGTGCACATGCCAGCCTCCGCTATAACCCCCGGGAGCGCCAGCTCTATGCCTGGGATGATGGCTACCAGATTATCTACAAGCTGGAgatgagaaggaaagaggaggaagtcTGAGGAGCTGGTGTGGGTTCTGGATTCTCTCTCACATCCCCTCCTCTATTTTAGCCCATGGGAGGCCAGGTTTCTCGTAGCTCGCATTGTGTCGGATGAAACTCCAGAAACCAAGGCATCATTTCGGAGCCAACAGTCAAAATTCTGAAGGTTCACTCCTGCTCTTCTGCTCCATGCCCTACCATCTTGGGCCTGCAAATAACCCAGACCCAGCAAGTGGCACCCTGTGTGTTCTTGCTCTCCGTGTGACTTCAGggagagcagaagaaaaaaaagactttacattcccctcctccctttctctatTTTTTGTTGCAATAGTTTGCATTAAAAGGAAAACCCActcctctttttctgtgtgtgtgtgtgtgtgtgtgcgcacgcgtgtgtgtgtgtgcgcgtgcgcacgCGTGTGTGTTTGGGGTAGCCCTCAGATAAAATGTCTTCCCATTACcaccctccccttctcttcctcttccacgCCCTCCCTACTCCCACAGCCACATTAAGGGACTTGgctgggttccccagcccaggggAGAGGGAACTTGTCCAGTAACAGTCTTTACCGAGAGGCCCTTGGTTGTGGGATTGGCCATCCAACAGTCTCAGATGGACCTATGGCTCTGTGCCTCTGGCCCTGACACACTAGACTCCCCCCATCCTGGGCAGGGCTTCCAGCTCCACTTCGCCGAGGATTCTGAACTGGAAATGGATGTCTGCTGAGTTGAAGTTTGATGTGGAAACTGGTGCCGGGAACGCATGAGAACTTGAAGTCTCAGCcagggtaggggtgtgtgtgtgtgtacacaccacACCCACTTCTATGTGGCCTCCAGCTCCTCCCCAGGGCCAGCTTGCACAACCGCTCTGGGTCTGAACCGCTCCGATTTTCCTGCTGCCACAGCGTCTGCGGtttgggcagggaggaggggcagtggcCATGTCCCAGATGTTGGTGGGACTGTTTCTCCCTACCCTCCACGCATCTTACTTTGCATTCCCTCCGCCCTCCATCCTCATGCACCCCCCATAAACCACTGCAGGCCTGGAACCTGACCGGAAGTCGGAAGTCTTGGCAACTTAACCCTTCCTGACCCAAGCAGCCCAGCCTCCCTCCTGCATGGGGTTGCAGATCACGGGCCCCGCAGGAGGCAAGTTGCAGCTTTTGGATTCTGGTCTCTGGGAATCTGCGGATCTGCTCCCTGGCTTTCCCCGCCCTCCCTGCAATCCCAGCCACATCTGGATGTTCAGCCTTCAGGGGCTAGGCTGGTGTATGGACAGGAACCCCTAGGATAGGAGTCACTTGGGGACTTGTCCTTAAACTGTCCCCAGAGAGCTCTGGGTTGCTTTATCCGGGTGGAGAGGGAAGAGCAAGTCTTTCCTCCTTCCCAGTCCAGGCTGGGGGCCTCAGGCAGGGCCCCCCCATTACATCCTCCTTTgtcttctttgcttttctctgacAGAAAAACAGCCACGAGCCGTCTCACAAAGGCACTATTATAGGGAGCCCCAGGCGGTTGGGGTGCGCTCCCATTCAGCGCTCCCTTAATGTGGGGCTGGCAGCCATAATCACCGCCTGTCAGCCCACAGCGGGGTCTGCCCACGGAACATCTGGATCTAACACAGGGTGCGTGCGAGGCTGTGGAGGAGGGGGCGCCGTTCACGGCAGAGGCCTGAGGAGCAGGGTCCAGGCTGCGATCacgcgtgtgcgtgtgtgcacggTGGGGAGTGTTGGTCTCTTCCAGCGGGACTATGTTTGCCTGCATCTGAGCAGAAGCTTTCAGAGATGGGACCAGACTGGTTGTCCTAGCTCTCTGTCCTGGAGCTGGAGCCCGAGCCACTGCCGCTGTGTGCAGTTCACATCAGTGTCAGGAGCAAGCAGTCCGAGTCCACTCTCAAGGCTTCCTCCATCCCGTATGTGTCTGTCATTGTGGTATCTTTCCCTGCTTTGTTCCTAGGTGAGAAAGGAAAATGcagggttttgtttatttgtttgtttgtttttgctgaaaATTTCTTTGGAAAAGTTAACTCAGACTTTTCTGAAAGGGCAGACATCTCTGGGGCCTTACCATTTCTTACCTTTTggtgtttccttttttctcccctACCTTTCCCTTTTGCTTCCTGGACAAGATAGCTAGTGCTATTTTGGAAGCATTCTGGAAGGTGAGTGCAACTGTGTGGGCAGACCCAGTGAACTGTccaaattcattattttaaattgtctGCTGCTCCAGGAGACAGCCTCCGGAGCTCAGTCCTGTTGTCAGAGGACAGCTCTTCACCCCTTTCAGACCCTCTGCCACCCATCTCGGGGGCGGAAACAGGTTCCCACCTTCAGTTTggtagaacaacaacaaaaatagtgcAAGAAGCAGGTGCTCAGAGAGAACGGAGGGCTGAGAAGTTCCCCCTGCACCTTCGACAGTtgccagaaggcagagagagagtggcCAGGATGGGAGGGCCAGCAGGTGCCATCACAGTGGAGCCAGCTACCGCCAGGTCCCCAGGCAGCCTTGAGGGGGCTTGGTCCCGGAGAGGGACCAACACTGGTTCCAAAAGTTTCCTGCCCCAAGTGCCCAGCTCTCTTCTCTGTGCTCAGGACCGCTGCCTTTAACATCTGCCTGCCACAGCAAACGAAGTGTTAATCTTGCTCACTTCAATCAAGGGACCTGAGCCAACATTGCTGGAGCCCTGGCCGGGAGGCAGGGAGCAAAGATGTCAAGAAGGAAGTTGTTGATTCAGCTGCAGCAGCGGCTTCCCCTGGGCTGAGGCTCTGGGCTACACCGGAACCAGAGcacattcctcctcctcctcgtcctccgcCTCCTTCAGGCTCAGCATCTCTGGAACCCTTTTCCAACCCTCTCGGAGTGCAGGTGCCTCTTCCCCGAGCCTTCCCACAGCCTCACCGTAGTCTGCACCTGGCGTGGGTCAGCACACACTCCTGTGAAGTGCTGCTGGGACTGCATAGGTGTTGCTGCAGCCTTCAGAGTGAGTCTCCATGTCTGCTTTCCCTCACCACAATCACCAAGTGCCAGACACAGGTTACTTAGGAAGAAGAAGGGTGGGTGTAGCTCACCATTTTAGAGACTCAAAGGCACAGCCCTGGCATCCGCTTGGTTCTGAGGAGGGACTTTGGTTGCGTGACTCTGTGTTAGGACAAGTGGGTCACGCCTCAAACTCAGAGAAAGGCTGGGTACCACCATCCCCTACAAGGACTGTGCCAGTCAGCCCGAGGACCTCCATGAGGCTCATGAGGCTTCCCCACacttgttttagatttttttttaattcttaattttctttttaatattatttatgtagttcagagggatgcatgcccatgtgggtctctgattaggtgCCCCAAgcccattttcttaaaaaaaataaaattagttatttacttgaaagagttacagagaaagctcttctacctactattcactccacaaatggccacaatggtcagagctgggatgagtacagaggcccaagcactacggccatcctctgctgctttttcgggcatattagcagggagctggattggaagtgaagtagccaggactcgaaccagctccCACATAGGATGCTACCAAAGGCTGCAGCTTTAGCCtgctatgctacagcaccagTCCCTATGTTTCTTCTCCCCTTATTGGCTCACACCGCTTTCCACTGTGGGGACCAAGCTCCTGATCACCACAGGCTCTTGCAGACACACGAACCACGGCAGTCTGTCTGTGTGGCCTGCAGGCAGCCTCTCCACGCCTGCCTTTGTAGTGTGGCCCAGGAAAAATTCTGTTCCTCAGTCCCTGTGGCCCCCTTCACCCGCAGGACTGCTCTTAAACTTCAGTTGTACCAGTCGAGGGCTTAAAAGATTAAATCCTTATTTATGGATTTAATAAGCCCACAGAAGGAGGGTCAAGGTGGCAGCCCATGAATTACTTAAAGGGGGCAGAGTGAAGAAATACAAACAGAATCTTCAGTCTCCTCTTGTAAGAACTTGGGTTGTGACAAAAACCcatatttggggcccagcgcaatagcgtagcagctaaagtcctcgccttgaacgtgccaggatcccatatgggagagactctaatcccggtagccccgcttcccatccagctctctg
This window of the Ochotona princeps isolate mOchPri1 chromosome 2, mOchPri1.hap1, whole genome shotgun sequence genome carries:
- the HIPK1 gene encoding homeodomain-interacting protein kinase 1 isoform X1 — its product is MQQPSLLTNHVTLATAQPLNVGVAHVVRQQQSSSLPSKKNKQAAAVCSKSSLETLPSQVYSLVGSSPLRTTSSYNSLVPVQDQHQPIIIPDTPSPPVSVITIRSDTDEEEDNKYKPNSSGLKPRSNVISYVTVNDSPDSDSSSSSPYPTDTLSALRGNSGALLEGPGRVVADGTGTRTIIVPPLKAQLGDCTAATQASRYRAQRGGTNAAQPLNLSQAAMGPSTPLLFLFFLSWSGPLQGQQHHLVEYMERRLAALEERLAQCQDQSSRQAAELRDFKNKMLPLLEVAEKEREALRTEADTISGRVDRLEREVDYLETQNPALPCVELEEKGTGGPEAKGKGRRNEKYDMVTDCSYTISQVRSMKILKRFGGPAGLWTKDPMGPTEKIYVLDGTLNDTAFVFPRLRDFTLAMAARKASRVRVPFPWVGTGQLVYDGFLYYARRPPGGPGGGGELNTLQLIKFHLANRTVVDSSVFPAEGLIPPYGLTADTYIDLAADEEGLWAVYATREDDRHLCLAKLDPQTLDTEQQWDTPCPRENAEAAFVICGTLYVVYNTRPASRARIQCSFDASGTLTPERAALSYFPRRYGAHASLRYNPRERQLYAWDDGYQIIYKLEMRRKEEEV